gcttgactttatcaacacgccatcttcatctatctttcatgtttttttttgacCTTCACGTGCaccgctaggatcacctttgactccgtccggccttctcgatcgtccagcaccaagcaccctgcttgaTCCCGATCATCCCACTTTCGGCCGCCGAGTTATCCATTACcaacacatcatgagacaagcaaatatatttttccaaCTTTAACTCCAGTTAATCCACAATCAAAATTCTTAGTTGAAATCATATTCCCAAAAAGAATCATGAACACGGGACAAACAGACTTCATCCAGGGTACCCAGAAGTTTTAGATTTAATATGGAAGTTCTGGTACTCAGAAGTTCCGGGTTCAATCTGGACACAGGCTCTCTGTTCCAGTTTCCTCATGAAATCGGAAGTTTCGGGTCTAGGTCGGAAGTCCCGGGTTCATACAACCGAAACTGAATACCGGAAGCTCCAacgattaaaaaaaactctgaatGTCGGATAATCATCCGAAAGTTCCGGATTCAATCTGAAAGTTCCGGGTTCACCAGAATCAGCCCATCAAAACTTAAGCAAggccaaagatcatcaaatctAATTAATCCCAATATTAATCGTTCATTGTAACCAAACCAaaacatatttcaacatttGGTTGTCAACTTCAGTTGGTAGATAAGAAATAGACTATACTTTGGTTGGTCTTTTCGAAAGGAACAGATATACTTTAGCTGCGATAAGAATAGGCAATGGTCCTCCTGGTAAATTCAGGTATCAAGGATATGAAGATCTTAGGCTCGGTTTTGTACAGAGGATCTCGTTAGTAATTTTAGTGTAGTCGCGCTGTTTCCCGAGGAATTTTAGTGTTGTAGTTTGTTTTCCAAGGAAGGTCTGTTTTGAACACATGAATTTGGCAGAAATTTCACAGTTGACAGTTCAATTCGGGTAGGAATGGGGAAAATTTCCGGGCTGAATTTGGCGAGGGCCACGAATGAGCGAACACACTCGCAAAATTGTACACTGATGCTGCAAACTGTAGGGCCGGAGAAACCAGTAGCCTGACTGCCTGAGACTTTCAGATTTCTCCAAGATCGTGGCCAGATCAATTTCAGACGCCAGGAACACCGTCACGTCCGGGTCAGCAAATGTTTGGCAGCCATGAACCGAACCGTTTACTCCTGTCACCTCAGCGGACTCCATCAACCGAGAAGAAACCGGAGCCCTAACAACTCCCGGAGAAAGTTGCGGCTACGGGATGAGCACAATTCAGGCAAGATAGCTCACCAGCTCCGCAAGGACACAGTGAACATGTGTGCATTCTCAGCTAATTGCAGGTAGGACCGATGCGTGGGCTGCAAATCGCATTGATCTCTGACGTTCCAGGAGCAGGCAGGTTCGGTGTTCTTCAGAGTTCAGTTCATGATCTGACAGGCCATATCAGGAGCTGACTTTGGTCAGGTTCATCTGAACTACGCAGGTTCCAAGAATGGCGGGAGAATGGTGATGAGCAGCAGGAGGTTGCCACATCGACAAATGAGAATGTCAGGTCCCAGATAGAGGGCAAGATATTCTAAACAACACTTGAGTTTTCTTTTTAAACTAAACAACATTGGTGACTAGGTGTGATGAGCAGTGCAGATTTGACCTGACAGAATTATATTCGATCAAAGCGCAATTAGTAATCAAAGGGACTGATTAACCTTCCAAGTTGTTGTTAATGCGGTACATTAATGCATGAATCTTGCCGCAAACATTCCACCAGGTAAGCAAGCCTCactaaaaaaagaaggaaaaaatgaCAGACTTTCATGAAGCCCTTCTTCATGCCTCTGCTCCTAACACATGTCAAGTTTACTGATTCAGAGTTCAGACACCCTAGAGAGAGGAACAAAAATatgcaaaagagagataagtaGCAGGCATGCCGAGTCCATTTCTCATCACATTAtctttttcttataaaaaagaaataaagtcTTAGAACTCATTCCTCACTGCCTGAGTAGAGTAGATAGCCAGGTCCCTAAAAAAGAGAAGGTGGTCATCCACTTGAAATCTTCAGGTCTAACACGCAAATGAACCGCGCAAACCTTTCACAGATCCTATCACCATCCACAACTCAAAACGGGCGAGCATATCGGCAAGAACTTCCTCCACGATGGATGCATTCTTAATGTGCGTGACACCGAGAGGCGATGGCCGCTCCGGGATCTGCGTTGGTTGGTGTGGTGCCTCGCCGCCTAAAAGAGCTGAAGATGAATGGAGAAGAGAAGTTTGATGAGGAAGGAGGAGATGGCCGGTTGGTACAGCTCCACTCTCCACACTACCAGTactcctccctcttcctctccttcctgACCCGTTCTTCAGCTGATTGCGTGGAGGAAAAACCTCTGAACAGAACAGCGGCAACTACTGCACACCAACTGGTACTAGAATTGCAGCAGGTTGGTATCAGGATAGTGTAATGGTACTGACTACTGAGCTGCCAGAAATACCATAAATAAATAATGGATGATTGGTTAGGCTATGCTTGTCTAGTCAATGTACCATTTAATACATGAGAGAAATGGCAGCTCCACTTGGTTGTGCTGTGAGTTTAGTTGGCAGTGGTTCAGATAAACTATTGCTACAAACTTTCTGCAGTTGCGTGGATGTCATGTAGGACGTCACCAAAATTGGAATAATAATTCTTCGGTGCAGAATATATATAGTTCTAAAACTTATACAAtagaaattttaaaactttCACCAGAACTAAAAGGGTATTTAGAATTGTTGTATGGAGATGATGTTTGTAAATTTATCATCAGGATCACTTCCGTactgtttcatttttttttgtaccCGTCGGTCATACAGAAATCTCAAACAAGTGTATTACAAATTGTGCCGGTGTCCGAAGCAACAAGTAAAAGAGAGGGGGGAGTATATGTGTACTTCATCCAATGTTGTGTTGCATTTTTGTCAtcttactattatttttttctctctggtACTTGCAAGCTGCAACTAGTTGAACATTATATTGAGCCATTCTGGCACTACATTTGATTGTAAAACGATCAAATATAGTGAGACCTCACAAAACTAGAAAATCAGACCAAACTGTGGCAATGGACAATTGCCTCACcaaaaatatatctaaaaaaagGCTAAAGGCTATAATATTTCCAGGTAAACATAAAAAAGAAAGTCTCCATTTCCATTATATTTCCATTCTATCAAAATGTTAATGAATGTACCTAATATTAGCAATTGCAATAGTAAATAACTACAAAATTAGGAGGAAGTGAAGAAAAAATATCCTCAAGAAATCCCTCGTGTTCTTGCCACCAGGGAATGGCATGCCTCCACATGCCACGTCACGTCGTCGACCCATCCGTGCCCGACCTCGACAGCACTGCATCGCCGCCGTCGTCCTGCTCCTCGCATGCTGCCACGGCCCGCTCCAGCACGCCGACTACCTCGCTCATGGTGGGCCGGTCGCGCCCGGCCGGTCTGACGCAGTCGGCTGCCAGGTACCCGACGTAGGCGACGGCCTCCATTTCCCCTGGCGTCGGCAGCGGCAGCCGGATGTCGAGCACCCGATGCACGCGGTCCGCCTCGATGTGCGGCACGGTGACGTCGACGACGTTCTTGGGCGTGCCGCTCCCCTCGAACCTCTGTATCACCTTGCACCCGGAGAGCAGCTCGAGCAGCACCACcccgaagctgtacacgtcgctCTTGTCCGTCAGGTGCTGCAGTCGGTAGTACTCCGGGTCCATGTaccccaccgtgccggccgtcACGCATGGCTCGTCGTCGCTAGCATTGTCATCGCCGTCGACACTCAGATCGTTGAGCAACGAGAGGCCGAAGTCTGAGACCTTGGCGGTCCAGGAGGTGTCGAGGAGGATGTTGGGGGACTTGATGTCGCGGTGGATGATGGGCGGCACGGCGTAGGTATGCATGTACTCGATGGCGCGCGCGGCGCCGAGGGCGAGGCGCAGGCGCGCTGGCCAGGAGGCGAGCGGCGGGGAGAGCGGGGCAGCACGCTTGTGGAGGTGGTCGTGGAGGGTGCCATTGGGCATGAACTCGTAGACAAGGATGCGCTCGCCGCCGTCGGCGCAGAAGCCAAGGAGGCGGACGAGGTTCTTGTGGTTCACGCGGGAGAGGAGCGTGAGCTCAGAGACAAAAGCCGCCTCGTGGTTGACACGGCGcgccgcggcggaggaggacgacggggcGCTGGGGTCGCGGTGCTCTGCACGCTTGATGGCGACCTCGCGGCCGTCGGGGAGGGACGCACGGTACACGGTGCCGAAGCTGCCGGAGCCGATGCGGTGGGACGGCGAGAAGCCGCCCGTGGCGGCCCGGAGCGACACCAGGGGGAACTGCTCCACCGTCGTGTTCGGGCCCTTGGAAAGCAGCGCGCTGAGCCGCCGCTCCACGCGCGGCGCCGGGCCCGTCGGCTCAGCGTGGATGCGCCCAGAGTCCTGAGTGCTGCTGCccaggcgccggcgcaggcaATAAACCACCAATATCGCGGCGAAGATGGCCATGAATCCTGAGCCGATTCCAGCGCTGATCAACGCGATCACCAGATcgctcggccgccgcttccccCTCGACTGAGAGATCGGCGCCGACGAATTGGAAGTCGGCGTCAGCGCCATCGGCGGCGGAGTGTAACCGCAGGGGTAGCAGATGGCCGCACCCCCTTCGCCGCCACAGAGAGGCGCGGAGCCCGACCAGACGCCGCACGGGCACGACGCCGACGGCGCGCACGGTCCCGGCAGGACCCGGTCGAACACCTTGCTCATCCCGCCCGCCACGCCTCCGCCCCAGCACACCAGCGAGTAGTCGGACATGAGCACCCCGCACACCACCTTCCCCTTGGCCTCCAGCGCAACGAACTGCTGCCgcgccaccgacggcggcaccgccgccacctcctccggcCAGCACGCGACCGTCCAGTTCCCCCACAGCACGCACGTGACCGCGTCGCCCACCGCCACCGATGACACCGCGCGCCCCACTACCCTTGGCGACGGCGCCGCGGCCGCcaacgccgccgcctccccccaGCACACCACCTCACCGCTTCCCGCCTTCACTGCGCACGCGTGTCTCTCCCCCGCCGCCAGCAGGGCGTGCCTCCCCCTCGGCTCCCGCCCCACCGCGTCCGCGTCCCCGTAACACCTCACCTCGCCGGTCCCTGCCACCAGCCCGCACACGAAGCCCCcgcccaccgccaccgccgagaACCCCACACCCTCCGGTAACACCCCGGACGTCCACCTCCAGCACTTTATCCTCTGCTCCACGAGCCCGCACACGTACTCCCCGCCGCCTGACACCGCGGACAGCGCCGCGCCCCAGTACACCCGCTTCGACGGCGCCTCCCTTTTGTTCAGGTCCCACCACCGCATGGATATCGTCTGGGACTCGGTCGGTCCGGCGGAGCAGAGGTACCCAtcgccggcgacgacggctGAGAACGGCGTGCTGCCGCCGACTCCGTAAGAGTAGTTGTGGGGCTGGGCGGAGCGGTTGGCGACGCTGGCGCAGGAAAGCTCGTACCCCGCCCCAGCAGTGGGCACGAGCGCGCACGCGAGGTGGTTCCTGGAGGTGGCGTTAGCGCCAACGGCAGCGATGGCGATGGTGGGGAgcgggaaggaggaggaggcgaggaggagaggTGGAAAGAGGACAAGGAGAGCGAGGAAGCTTAGGAGGAGGAGGTAGGGTGGAGGTGGAGACATCGGATTGGGAGataggagagagaaggagaggagagaggggggtTGTGTAGACCATTGTGGcgcgaggaaggagagggggagggagaacGAGGGAGGGAGAACGGGAGGGAAGGAAGTTTAAAGGTTGGtgccttttttttcattttcttttcttctcgtTTGGTTTTCTTAAGATTAGCggatggttttggttttttgttTGGTGGTTGGATATGAACATATGATTAGTGGTTTTTGGTCGAATGCTGCCCAACATACAAGTGCCAGTTTAAGGAAATGCTCtgtgaccttttttttttccttgaaatgGCAATGTTTGCTTATgttattatatttatattaggGATGCAAATAAGTATAGTTCTGCGTCGgtatttattttatctttttttgttattttaattGGATGTAAGtaaatctttagtttatttttttttagttttgagtcAACTTAATAGTCATGAGAATACAAAACTTGTATCACTAATCTATATAGTAGCACTAGTTTGTTGTATTCTTTTCTTCAATCATCAGAATAAGGCAAAGCTCTGGCCATATTTGAAAAGAAATTATTAATGGCATCAGATTTAGAGACGGAGAAAAAAGTTTTATACTATCGTGGATTAGGACTTTTAGATATACATAATGGAACAGATCCGTGGATCCTTGGAGCATCGTTTTGTCACTTCCACCAATTTGGCCTTGACGCCGTGGATTTGGTTGCTCTAAAAAACTTGAAATTAGAGTGCTTAGTAGGGTACTGTCCAGATCCGAGGTGAAGTCAGATGTTAGAGGTCTGTCAAATAGACATGTTTGtagtaaaaatagttttattagattataattatgattttaataattaataacaatatagttaattggactaacatgtttgtcaaagaataatgttagtagatctcatgaatGTAATTTATGAAGAAGACACTGCAGCCAGGGTAAAGTTAGACTGGATTGAAGAAGTCCTaagaagatttgtctcaccggatggtccgatgctctgaGTGTTGAACTTATCGGAGCATATTTAGCAAATGGGAGAgtggcctgaagacctcaccgaaaggtcagGTGATCAAAGAAGATACACATCGGATCTTTTTGTCCAGAAAATGTTACAGTCAttaaagttgaagatcaaagcaccggatggtctggtggtcaacgtgttgcacacaccggataatgaacagtgcaaataGACATAACGAAGTTcaacgcatcggatggtccggtaatgaaggctgtgcacaccggagtattattTTCAAAGAAGGTTGCATTGGCTTGGTTGGCTGAactcaactcactggatagtctggtaaTGAAGTGATATGCACCGAATGCtttcactggagcaatttatacagagaagaagaaaatgctcggatggctcaagataactcaagATAAAGCATACACCgtagtgtctggtgttcacagagtcttgagtggggttccaacggttagtttgtgagagtgtactcactggatgattagtactattgttatcactggatcatccggtgttaacaacttttttaagtcattgggttaacggctagtgcacgagtttgaggctataaatacccacttactcggtcatttgaaagtgctggagtccagagaagttcatgtacacctgagaagacatccaagttaccaaagtacttaaaatgattatctaagacgattaagcacaagattagtgagtgattagtgtttataggtctagagagagtattgctaggtaatttactgcctagagagtggattaaaaAGTGACTCAatcttataccaagtggtactccgacaccttggagttttggtgactcaccggtaagcttgttgacactctgacttggtatggagcggagacgagaagcgtgtacagGGACACAGAaacctttgccttggtggctcaagctctgaagtgatcacagtggtaaaaaattagaagagatactagtggtgagatcttctcttagtggcttggtgactcatccggATGAatgccttgtctttgtgacttggtggctcgaGACTCGTGATTggtgccgaccgagagcatatactttgtggagctccaacgtggactatgTGTGACATTCATGACATCAAtactatgaaaaaaatatttatgctgagtttgcttttttaccttatttacgttttcacatttacattctttcaatttatcttcttagataaGTTACAagcgttttgatcggtagagtagatatactagataaatttaaaGCACATCTAGATCgaatttaatataaatttatcttatattatttttaaaatcaaaatagTTGTAAATATCCTAATTTAACCCGTTTTAGTACATCACGGGTCCCTTCACCGTCACGTAACGAGGAAATGACACCATGCAGAAGTCTCTCGTGGTTGTTGATGCTATTTTATATCTGCTATTGTTGCGGAGCAATACGCTCCATTACTGTATAAATAGGATTCCGTTGCATGTGTCATCCATGCATAAGCACACGATCATGGCTTCTGTTTGTATGATTGCGAAAGGATAGGAAGAAAATTATTTCTCGAGCTCTCTCCTCCGTATTGTGTGAAAGAACGCCATTTCACGTGTGGCATTTGTGTCGCTGCAACAGCTTTATGGACGATGTCCCTAGAACGTGGGAGAAAACGATGTCAATTGTGCTAGTCTCATTCGAGGAAAACAGCGTAAGGAGGAGACTTTGTTTTTTGAAGAGAAGGCGAGGCcatagaaaataaaagaaaagaaaacaaaagggaGTGTTTTTCCAGATCTAGAACAACATCTTGTATTATGATTATTAGAGAAAAGGATAAATATATCAATTGTTAAGTGGTTATGAGCCAGATCCTCATGCAAGGATCATCATTTTTTTCTGTATAAGGCAGAGCAGAAGCAAGAGGTTTGATCTTCAAGAGTGTCGATTGCATGTGCTTCCGGTGGCTGCATGCTGAAACAGTGAAGCTAACTTGCCACATTTGCTGGGATTATGTTTTTTGTCTTTCTATTGTTAGAAGTCTAAATAAATAAGATTATTGAAAGtgttttttaagaatttagaaGTCTACTTCTCAGTAAATAAACTCGAAGCTGATAAGCAAGTCAATAGTAGTTTTTTAGAAATTGTATGTTAAAAAGTtacaaatttattataaaatcttacagctaaaattcaacatcagcttttaaaaaaaactaaaaacacaatTTTTAGAAAAGATAAACATAAACTCAAATAAACGTACCTTTAGTTTCACCGAACCATCTTAAATGAGCTCTATTCGTTCCATTTTCCGCACAAAACAAAGACCGATGGCATATACGGCACACAAGACAGGACCAGGTTTGGTTTTTTCCGGAGGAGCAGCTGGACTTGAGATCGAATGGAAAGCCCAACGCATTTCGGAGACAGCTGACCATCACCACTTGATCAGGTCTCTGGCCCTGACCAAAGAACATAAACACGACCAGTCTCTGGTAGCATTCGCTAGAGGTCCAAAACGGAGAAGATTCGAAAAGCATGCAAAGCTCCAATGCAACGAGGTCCTACTGAATCGTTCGAACCTTTCTACGCGCCATAGACGGGCAGAACGGAAAATGTACGTCAGTTCGTGCAGCCACTCGTTTAGATCCATCTGTCGAAAAATCAAACTGCTGGTGAAGAGTGGTGAAGTGTTTTGACACTCACTATTCACTAGACGCTTTCGTGTGGTCATCCAGGAAGCTGCTGCTGACCTAACCTGCAACTTGCCAATTGGCATGAGCATGAGCCAGGGGTTAAGGTGTCAATCGCATtcccatcttcttcttcttccctcttGTACtagttttttcttaaaatttgccTTCGGGTAATCGACATCTTTCTTGctgtttttcttctccttcaccTGTTAGGCCTAACCGTACCGTGTTGTTTATTCTGACATGAATAGTTAGGTTGGTGCAGAGAGATTCTGACATCGTACTGTCGTTGGTTCAGCTCATCTGCCGGTGTGAGTACGGTGTGTAATAATATGAACGCCATGTACTGCATGCGGCAGCACTTTTGGATGGTatttccaattgaattttgtACAGCATTGCTGCCTTTTCTGTGTGAATGGTAGTGGTAGATCGAACTGCACTTTCCGCCCATGGCCTGTTCTTTAGAAGGGTACATAGGAACACACACTCACCACGCAGGCATACACGCGCGTCCTAAATACACGTTTACAATAGATACACACTCATTAAAGCACACACTTGTGTTTATCCCTAATTATCCTAGACTAAATCCGGGCTCGAACGTGCGTCCATGGTGCTCACACCGAGCGACCATCTGTCTGAGCAATCGCTAGTTCGCTTCCTAGAACAGGGGTTCATTTGAAGGAAACGTTCAGAGCTACTTTTCAAAAGATTCCTAGAACAGAAGCAAAGTGGCCTACTACtaccagggttaaaaaaccgtcggtaaccgctcaaaaatcatggttaccgaccttctcagtccggtccggtttcagaaaccgaatggtaaccgaaatttgaatttaaaaaattcgaaaaaataaaaaaattaaaaaagaatcttaaaaaaaactagacacaattctaagaccttct
This genomic window from Phragmites australis chromosome 7, lpPhrAust1.1, whole genome shotgun sequence contains:
- the LOC133924265 gene encoding serine/threonine-protein kinase-like protein CCR4; this translates as MSPPPPYLLLLSFLALLVLFPPLLLASSSFPLPTIAIAAVGANATSRNHLACALVPTAGAGYELSCASVANRSAQPHNYSYGVGGSTPFSAVVAGDGYLCSAGPTESQTISMRWWDLNKREAPSKRVYWGAALSAVSGGGEYVCGLVEQRIKCWRWTSGVLPEGVGFSAVAVGGGFVCGLVAGTGEVRCYGDADAVGREPRGRHALLAAGERHACAVKAGSGEVVCWGEAAALAAAAPSPRVVGRAVSSVAVGDAVTCVLWGNWTVACWPEEVAAVPPSVARQQFVALEAKGKVVCGVLMSDYSLVCWGGGVAGGMSKVFDRVLPGPCAPSASCPCGVWSGSAPLCGGEGGAAICYPCGYTPPPMALTPTSNSSAPISQSRGKRRPSDLVIALISAGIGSGFMAIFAAILVVYCLRRRLGSSTQDSGRIHAEPTGPAPRVERRLSALLSKGPNTTVEQFPLVSLRAATGGFSPSHRIGSGSFGTVYRASLPDGREVAIKRAEHRDPSAPSSSSAAARRVNHEAAFVSELTLLSRVNHKNLVRLLGFCADGGERILVYEFMPNGTLHDHLHKRAAPLSPPLASWPARLRLALGAARAIEYMHTYAVPPIIHRDIKSPNILLDTSWTAKVSDFGLSLLNDLSVDGDDNASDDEPCVTAGTVGYMDPEYYRLQHLTDKSDVYSFGVVLLELLSGCKVIQRFEGSGTPKNVVDVTVPHIEADRVHRVLDIRLPLPTPGEMEAVAYVGYLAADCVRPAGRDRPTMSEVVGVLERAVAACEEQDDGGDAVLSRSGTDGSTT